The segment ATCTCGACGTTGCTCAATAGCCTGGCCAACTATAGCAACACCATCCCCGCCGCGACTGACCCTGACAGCAAACCGGCACCGGCTGTGGGAGGTGCGCAAATGGGTACTCTTATAGGCGTCTATCTGCCGTGTATCCAAAACATCTTTGGCGTGATCCTTTTTATCCGATTGACATGGGTAGTTGGCACGGCTGGTGCCATTCAAGGTTTCTTCATCGTGCTTTGCTGCTGTTGCGTAGTgagtatatagaatataactATATGGGAATTCGAAATTTTAACCCCAAAAAGTCGCGTAAGAAAGTcagaaagattttaatatgtaaatctataaaaatataaaaattcatataaaaatgccAAATTTCTAAAAAGCTAATTTTcctgaaattattaattttaaatagatttttttcttaagaatatttattaattaagcacTTAGTTATGAGCAATGAACAGCTTCACACGAATTAAGCTTCAAGAATTTGCAAATGAATCGTAATAAACAATCATTTCTCGTGCGTGTAGACAATGCTGACGGCGATCAGTATGAGTGCCATCGCCACCAATGGCGTGGTACCGGCTGGTGGTTCCTATTTCATGATATCGAGAAGCTTAGGCCCGGAATTCGGCGGCGCGGTAGGTATGCTGTTTTACACCGGTACTACTTTGGCTGCCGCGATGTACATCATCGGTGCCGTCGAAATCGTTCTCGTAAGTCCTCAGccaattaatgatattatctCAATTAGTCTTTTAATCAATCCACTCGTGTGTACtgatttgtatttaaatataaagtaaagaaataaaaggatCGCACAGTTTATAACTGttgagattaattaaattactacgTATCAACCACTTATGTAAagtgaatgtataaaaaatgtaaatgagaCATGATCTCTACCTCTCAATATATCTAATGtatgtaaagatatttataaaatattaattatattatggcagatttttgcataataattttatgctttaaAACAGGATATACTTTGCTATGTTGCTCATCTTTTTTTGGTGCTTTCTTGTAGACTTATATGGCACCATCACTCAGCATATTCGGCGACTTTACAAAAGATGCCAACATTATGTACAACAACTTTCGGGTATATGGCACTATCCTGCTGATGATAATGGGAACGATTGTCTTTGTTGGCGTAAAGTTCGTTAACAAGTTCGCTACAGTAGCACTGGCCTGCGTTATTTTATCCATCATTGCTGTTTATGTGGGGCTCTTCGTGAACTTTAACGGCAACGAATCTCTGAAGTACTAATTTAATtacgatattaattttcacataATGTAGTCGTCAATAATGGGATACTGTAGTCGcgattataatatcgtataGACGATAAATAATTACCTCTATCGTAAGAAACAAgtgaattaaaaagagaaattgagTGCTTTAAAATTCCGGCCCTTGTATTTCAGATTGTGCGTGCTCGGCAAGAGGCTGGTAAAGGACATCAACGTTCTAACCGATTGCAATAAAAACATTAGTGGCGTTTTACATAACGTTTATTGCGGTAACAGCACCCGTAGTAAATGTGATCCGTATTACCTCGAGAACAATATTACTATTGTCAACGGTATTCGTGGCTTGGCCAGCGGAATATTCTTAGGTAAGATTATAACTTTtgcgattattatataagatagataaattatttgtggAATGCTTTACTTTTTGATATACAGAGAACATATGGGACAGTTACCAAGAAGAAGGCCAATTAATCTCTTACGGATCTGATCCGAAGGACATGGATGTCTTGTCAAGCTCGAGTTACAATCAGATTCAAGTCGATTTAACCACGACCTTCACCATTCTCATCGGTATATTCTTCCCTTCCGTGACAGGTAAGCGAATGGATTtcgttacataatattatatcaatattagtatatatatatatttgtatatttttaaaaatatgatatataatatatataatatattatatattaattattacttttctttttttattatagtatatatataaatcataattaattaataatacttatcTATAGGCATCATGGCGGGCTCCAATCGATCCGGAGATTTAGCTGATGCTCAAAAGTCCATCCCGATTGGTACAATCTGCGCAATTCTGACTACTTCTACCGTGTATCTGTCTAGTGTTCTACTCTTCGCCGGTACCGTTGACAACTTGCTTTTACGCGACAAATTTGGTCAGAGTATCGGCGGCAAGTTAGTAGTGGCAAACATGGCATGGCCGAATCAGTGGGTGATTCTGATCGGTTCTTTCTTGTCCACTTTGGGCGCCGGCCTTCAATCATTGACGGGAGCGCCACGATTACTGCAGGCGATTGCTAAGGATGGTATCATTCCTTTTCTGTCGCCGTTCGCCACCAGTTCTAGTCGGGGCGAGCCTACTCGTGCTTTAATACTCACCGTGTTGATCTGCCAATGTGGTATCCTGCTTGGTAACGTGGACTACTTGGCACCGTTGCTGTCCATGTTCTTCCTTATGTGCTACGGCTTTGTAAACCTCGCTTGTGCGCTGCAGACCCTGCTGCGTACCCCTAACTGGCGACcgcgttttaaatattatcactGGAGCTTGTCATTCCTTGGTTTGGCACTCTGTATTGCTATCATGTTTATGACCAGTTGGTACTATGCGCTGCTAGCGATGGGTATGGCCGGCTGTATTTACAAGTACATCGAATATCGCGGCGCTGAAAAGGAATGGGGCGACGGTATTCGCGGTTTGGCGCTGTCTGCCGCCAGATATTCGCTGCTTAGACTCGAGGAAGGCCCGCCGCACACGAAGAATTGGCGTCCGCAGATCTTAATCCTTGCCAAACTTACTGATGATCTGGTGCCCAAATATCGCAAACTCTTTGCCTTTGCCAGTCAGCTCAAGGCTGGCAAGGGTCTCACCATCAGTGTCAGCTGCATTGCCGGCGACTACACACAGAACTCAGGCGAAGCGTTAGCAGCCAAACAGAGCTTGAAGAAAACTGCGACGGAAGAGAAAGTGAAGGGTTTTGTTGAGGTTCTTGTAGCAAAAAGTGCCGTCGATGGCCTAAGCTCATTGATACAAACTACCGGGTTAGGCGGATTAAAGCCCAACACAGTGATATTGGGTTGGCCGTACGGTTGGCGGCAATCAGAGGAAGAGAGAACCTGGCGAGTGTTTCTACAAACCGTGAGAAGCGTTGCAGCTGCTAAGATGGCATTGCTAGTACCTAAAGGCATAAACTTTTTCCCAGACTCCAGCGAGAAGATAATCGGCAATATTGACGTTTGGTGGATCGTGCATGATGGCGGTCTACTAATGCTATTACCGTTCTTGTTGAAGCAGCATCGCACCTGGAAAAACTGCAAGATGAGGATCTTCACAGTCGCACAAATGGAAGATAACTCTATACAGATgaagaaagatttaaagaaattcCTGTATGACCTGAGAATTGAAGCAGAAGTTGAAATCGTCGAaatggtaattttttattctataatatatataatttagatacagggaaaaattatattcttcagaAAGTTTCAATATagacaacaaaaatttttaacgaagAAAAATCGTCGATAGctcgattatttataaattaaaaggtcACATTTTGGCTTGTTTGCAGACGAATACCGACATCTCTGCGTACACGTACGAACGTACCCTGATCATGGAACAAAGGAATCAGATGCTTCGCGAGCTACAATTGAACAAGAAACAGTCACTAGGAGTGGTGAGTGTTGCATGTGAGACAAAGGGGGAAAACTGCTtggtattatatgtatagatatatatacatattataatactaaaataacaACACATGGTGAGAGACGGTGATACTGATCGGTGTGTGTCTGTTTGTTGCGTGCTCGTCACGGATAAAGGTGCAGTCATTGGTGGACTTCAACGAGGTACCCGCCGAGGAAAAATTACCTCTGGTTTGTCAGATAACCCTCGGAATTCCATGTATGCCTCTCTTTCCCCTCATGATTGCTCCATTGCACCGAcgatttcatattttgtattCCCATTCCTTATTTTCCACGATATCAACATAACAGTCTTATTCCATCTCGACGATCATATCGTATGATAATGCCATAAGAAGGAAGAAATTGTCGCGAGGTCGCTATTGAATTGATATCTTGCAAATAgcaaattaaatacttttgaGATTGCTACAGAGTCACACCTAATTTatgaaactaaaaaaattataatttaaaagctcacgaaaaaaattctgatttctgaacataaaattaattaattaatgtttataatataatgaatttacAAGTGTAACAAATTtacgaaaacaaataaattaaaaaaggcttaatgaaaatcaatattgcaaatttaaataatctctaatttttaaataaaaaattaaaaaaattaaaaattaatctgatAACATTCTTGAGACTTTCTCTTATTAGCGCCTGGCAACGGTTTACTTCTTTCTGTCCATCATGATCTCAGGAA is part of the Anoplolepis gracilipes chromosome 2, ASM4749672v1, whole genome shotgun sequence genome and harbors:
- the Kcc gene encoding solute carrier family 12 member 4 isoform X2, translated to MERFRVTPANNATRYTQPVRDYGDGGGNGGDGDPIGSTNSEKKSGYETNLYLYSEEMEDRPRISTLLNSLANYSNTIPAATDPDSKPAPAVGGAQMGTLIGVYLPCIQNIFGVILFIRLTWVVGTAGAIQGFFIVLCCCCVTMLTAISMSAIATNGVVPAGGSYFMISRSLGPEFGGAVGMLFYTGTTLAAAMYIIGAVEIVLTYMAPSLSIFGDFTKDANIMYNNFRVYGTILLMIMGTIVFVGVKFVNKFATVALACVILSIIAVYVGLFVNFNGNESLKLCVLGKRLVKDINVLTDCNKNISGVLHNVYCGNSTRSKCDPYYLENNITIVNGIRGLASGIFLENIWDSYQEEGQLISYGSDPKDMDVLSSSSYNQIQVDLTTTFTILIGIFFPSVTGIMAGSNRSGDLADAQKSIPIGTICAILTTSTVYLSSVLLFAGTVDNLLLRDKFGQSIGGKLVVANMAWPNQWVILIGSFLSTLGAGLQSLTGAPRLLQAIAKDGIIPFLSPFATSSSRGEPTRALILTVLICQCGILLGNVDYLAPLLSMFFLMCYGFVNLACALQTLLRTPNWRPRFKYYHWSLSFLGLALCIAIMFMTSWYYALLAMGMAGCIYKYIEYRGAEKEWGDGIRGLALSAARYSLLRLEEGPPHTKNWRPQILILAKLTDDLVPKYRKLFAFASQLKAGKGLTISVSCIAGDYTQNSGEALAAKQSLKKTATEEKVKGFVEVLVAKSAVDGLSSLIQTTGLGGLKPNTVILGWPYGWRQSEEERTWRVFLQTVRSVAAAKMALLVPKGINFFPDSSEKIIGNIDVWWIVHDGGLLMLLPFLLKQHRTWKNCKMRIFTVAQMEDNSIQMKKDLKKFLYDLRIEAEVEIVEMTNTDISAYTYERTLIMEQRNQMLRELQLNKKQSLGVVQSLVDFNEVPAEEKLPLVQAIVDHHHNVDAKVPTKVRFQEPGNQNVTDDTKEKLMQETELNNKEPDVTEEANEKEETKENNDEETKVIGGSPKTENKENAEKEEKECNAQENKTQSPEVKKPTITPDESDVRRMHTSLKLNEVIRKMSSEAQLVILNLPGPPRDTKMERESNYMEFLEVLTEGLERVLMVRGSGREVITIYS
- the Kcc gene encoding solute carrier family 12 member 4 isoform X3 produces the protein MSASGAIPLILAKKEQIVEGDGGGNGGDGDPIGSTNSEKKSGYETNLYLYSEEMEDRPRISTLLNSLANYSNTIPAATDPDSKPAPAVGGAQMGTLIGVYLPCIQNIFGVILFIRLTWVVGTAGAIQGFFIVLCCCCVTMLTAISMSAIATNGVVPAGGSYFMISRSLGPEFGGAVGMLFYTGTTLAAAMYIIGAVEIVLTYMAPSLSIFGDFTKDANIMYNNFRVYGTILLMIMGTIVFVGVKFVNKFATVALACVILSIIAVYVGLFVNFNGNESLKLCVLGKRLVKDINVLTDCNKNISGVLHNVYCGNSTRSKCDPYYLENNITIVNGIRGLASGIFLENIWDSYQEEGQLISYGSDPKDMDVLSSSSYNQIQVDLTTTFTILIGIFFPSVTGIMAGSNRSGDLADAQKSIPIGTICAILTTSTVYLSSVLLFAGTVDNLLLRDKFGQSIGGKLVVANMAWPNQWVILIGSFLSTLGAGLQSLTGAPRLLQAIAKDGIIPFLSPFATSSSRGEPTRALILTVLICQCGILLGNVDYLAPLLSMFFLMCYGFVNLACALQTLLRTPNWRPRFKYYHWSLSFLGLALCIAIMFMTSWYYALLAMGMAGCIYKYIEYRGAEKEWGDGIRGLALSAARYSLLRLEEGPPHTKNWRPQILILAKLTDDLVPKYRKLFAFASQLKAGKGLTISVSCIAGDYTQNSGEALAAKQSLKKTATEEKVKGFVEVLVAKSAVDGLSSLIQTTGLGGLKPNTVILGWPYGWRQSEEERTWRVFLQTVRSVAAAKMALLVPKGINFFPDSSEKIIGNIDVWWIVHDGGLLMLLPFLLKQHRTWKNCKMRIFTVAQMEDNSIQMKKDLKKFLYDLRIEAEVEIVEMTNTDISAYTYERTLIMEQRNQMLRELQLNKKQSLGVVQSLVDFNEVPAEEKLPLVQAIVDHHHNVDAKVPTKVRFQEPGNQNVTDDTKEKLMQETELNNKEPDVTEEANEKEETKENNDEETKVIGGSPKTENKENAEKEEKECNAQENKTQSPEVKKPTITPDESDVRRMHTSLKLNEVIRKMSSEAQLVILNLPGPPRDTKMERESNYMEFLEVLTEGLERVLMVRGSGREVITIYS
- the Kcc gene encoding solute carrier family 12 member 4 isoform X1, producing MSEGTPKSQTKIVVPDGSPARPQTGDGGGNGGDGDPIGSTNSEKKSGYETNLYLYSEEMEDRPRISTLLNSLANYSNTIPAATDPDSKPAPAVGGAQMGTLIGVYLPCIQNIFGVILFIRLTWVVGTAGAIQGFFIVLCCCCVTMLTAISMSAIATNGVVPAGGSYFMISRSLGPEFGGAVGMLFYTGTTLAAAMYIIGAVEIVLTYMAPSLSIFGDFTKDANIMYNNFRVYGTILLMIMGTIVFVGVKFVNKFATVALACVILSIIAVYVGLFVNFNGNESLKLCVLGKRLVKDINVLTDCNKNISGVLHNVYCGNSTRSKCDPYYLENNITIVNGIRGLASGIFLENIWDSYQEEGQLISYGSDPKDMDVLSSSSYNQIQVDLTTTFTILIGIFFPSVTGIMAGSNRSGDLADAQKSIPIGTICAILTTSTVYLSSVLLFAGTVDNLLLRDKFGQSIGGKLVVANMAWPNQWVILIGSFLSTLGAGLQSLTGAPRLLQAIAKDGIIPFLSPFATSSSRGEPTRALILTVLICQCGILLGNVDYLAPLLSMFFLMCYGFVNLACALQTLLRTPNWRPRFKYYHWSLSFLGLALCIAIMFMTSWYYALLAMGMAGCIYKYIEYRGAEKEWGDGIRGLALSAARYSLLRLEEGPPHTKNWRPQILILAKLTDDLVPKYRKLFAFASQLKAGKGLTISVSCIAGDYTQNSGEALAAKQSLKKTATEEKVKGFVEVLVAKSAVDGLSSLIQTTGLGGLKPNTVILGWPYGWRQSEEERTWRVFLQTVRSVAAAKMALLVPKGINFFPDSSEKIIGNIDVWWIVHDGGLLMLLPFLLKQHRTWKNCKMRIFTVAQMEDNSIQMKKDLKKFLYDLRIEAEVEIVEMTNTDISAYTYERTLIMEQRNQMLRELQLNKKQSLGVVQSLVDFNEVPAEEKLPLVQAIVDHHHNVDAKVPTKVRFQEPGNQNVTDDTKEKLMQETELNNKEPDVTEEANEKEETKENNDEETKVIGGSPKTENKENAEKEEKECNAQENKTQSPEVKKPTITPDESDVRRMHTSLKLNEVIRKMSSEAQLVILNLPGPPRDTKMERESNYMEFLEVLTEGLERVLMVRGSGREVITIYS
- the Kcc gene encoding solute carrier family 12 member 6 isoform X4, translating into MSEGTPKSQTKIVVPDGSPARPQTGDGGGNGGDGDPIGSTNSEKKSGYETNLYLYSEEMEDRPRISTLLNSLANYSNTIPAATDPDSKPAPAVGGAQMGTLIGVYLPCIQNIFGVILFIRLTWVVGTAGAIQGFFIVLCCCCVTMLTAISMSAIATNGVVPAGGSYFMISRSLGPEFGGAVGMLFYTGTTLAAAMYIIGAVEIVLTYMAPSLSIFGDFTKDANIMYNNFRVYGTILLMIMGTIVFVGVKFVNKFATVALACVILSIIAVYVGLFVNFNGNESLKLCVLGKRLVKDINVLTDCNKNISGVLHNVYCGNSTRSKCDPYYLENNITIVNGIRGLASGIFLENIWDSYQEEGQLISYGSDPKDMDVLSSSSYNQIQVDLTTTFTILIGIFFPSVTGIMAGSNRSGDLADAQKSIPIGTICAILTTSTVYLSSVLLFAGTVDNLLLRDKFGQSIGGKLVVANMAWPNQWVILIGSFLSTLGAGLQSLTGAPRLLQAIAKDGIIPFLSPFATSSSRGEPTRALILTVLICQCGILLGNVDYLAPLLSMFFLMCYGFVNLACALQTLLRTPNWRPRFKYYHWSLSFLGLALCIAIMFMTSWYYALLAMGMAGCIYKYIEYRGAEKEWGDGIRGLALSAARYSLLRLEEGPPHTKNWRPQILILAKLTDDLVPKYRKLFAFASQLKAGKGLTISVSCIAGDYTQNSGEALAAKQSLKKTATEEKVKGFVEVLVAKSAVDGLSSLIQTTGLGGLKPNTVILGWPYGWRQSEEERTWRVFLQTVRSVAAAKMALLVPKGINFFPDSSEKIIGNIDVWWIVHDGGLLMLLPFLLKQHRTWKNCKMRIFTVAQMEDNSIQMKKDLKKFLYDLRIEAEVEIVEMTNTDISAYTYERTLIMEQRNQMLRELQLNKKQSLGVVQAIVDHHHNVDAKVPTKVRFQEPGNQNVTDDTKEKLMQETELNNKEPDVTEEANEKEETKENNDEETKVIGGSPKTENKENAEKEEKECNAQENKTQSPEVKKPTITPDESDVRRMHTSLKLNEVIRKMSSEAQLVILNLPGPPRDTKMERESNYMEFLEVLTEGLERVLMVRGSGREVITIYS